The proteins below come from a single Felis catus isolate Fca126 chromosome A1, F.catus_Fca126_mat1.0, whole genome shotgun sequence genomic window:
- the BHMT2 gene encoding S-methylmethionine--homocysteine S-methyltransferase BHMT2 isoform X1, which translates to MAPAGGPGAKKGILERLENGEVVVGDGSFLLTLEKRGYVKAGLWTPEAVVEYPNAVRQLHMEFLRAGSNVMQTFTFSASEDNMESKWEDVNAAACDLAREVAGKGDALVAGGICQTSAYTHHKDEARVKRLFQRQLDVFARKNVDFLIAEYFEHAEEAMWAVEVLKALGKPVAATMCIGPDGDMHGVSPGECAVKLVKAGAAIVGVNCRFGPSTSLKTMKLMKAGLQAAGSKAHLMVQSLGFHTPDCGKGGFVDLPEYPFGLEPRAATRWDIQKYAREAYKLGVRYIGGCCGFEPYHIRAIAEELAPERGFWPPASDKHGSWGSSLNMHTKPWIRARARREYWENLLPASGRPFCPSLSQPDV; encoded by the exons ATGGCACCGGCCGGAGGCCCCGGGGCCAAAAAG ggTATTTTGGAACGTCTGGAGAATGGGGAGGTTGTGGTTGGAGATGGCAGCTTTCTCCTAACTCTGGAGAAGAGGGGCTACGTGAAGGCGGGGCTCTGGACTCCAGAAGCCGTGGTGGAATATCCCAATGCAG TTCGTCAACTTCACATGGAATTCTTGAGAGCAGGATCAAATGTCATGCAGACTTTCACCTTTTCTGCCAGTGAGGACAATATGGAGAGCAAG TGGGAAGATGTGAACGCCGCTGCCTGTGACCTTGCCAGGGAAGTGGCTGGAAAAGGTGACGCTTTGGTGGCAGGGGGGATCTGCCAGACATCAGCGTACACACACCACAAGGATGAAGCTAGAGTTAAACGACTCTTTCAACGCCAGCTAGATGTTTTTGCCAGGAAAAATGTGGACTTCTTGATTGCCGAG TATTTTGAGCATGCCGAAGAAGCCATGTGGGCTGTGGAAGTCTTAAAAGCGTTGGGTAAACCTGTGGCAGCTACCATGTGCATAGGCCCAGACGGAGACATGCATGGTGTATCACCTGGAGAATGTGCCGTTAAGCTGGTGAAGGCAG GGGCTGCGATTGTGGGCGTGAACTGCCGATTTGGACCCAGCACCAGCTTGAAGACGATGAAACTCATGAAGGCGGGCCTACAGGCTGCAGGGTCGAAGGCGCATCTGATGGTGCAGTCCCTAGGCTTCCATACACCGGACTGTGGCAAAGGAGGGTTTGTGGATCTCCCAGAATATCCCTTTG GACTGGAGCCCAGAGCTGCAACCAGATGGGATATTCAGAAATATGCCAGAGAGGCCTACAAACTCGGGGTCAGGTACATTGGCGGGTGCTGTGGATTTGAACCCTACCACATCAGGGCGATTGCAGAGGAGCTGGCCCCAGAAAGGGGCTTTTGGCCTCCTGCTTCTGACAAACATGGGAGTTGGGGAAGCAGTCTCAATATGCACACCAAGCCCTGGATTAGAGCCAG ggcCAGAAGGGAGTATTGGGAAAATCTGCTGCCAGCTTCGGGCAGACCTTTCTGTCCTTCACTGTCACAGCCGGACGTCTAA
- the BHMT2 gene encoding S-methylmethionine--homocysteine S-methyltransferase BHMT2 isoform X2: protein MEFLRAGSNVMQTFTFSASEDNMESKWEDVNAAACDLAREVAGKGDALVAGGICQTSAYTHHKDEARVKRLFQRQLDVFARKNVDFLIAEYFEHAEEAMWAVEVLKALGKPVAATMCIGPDGDMHGVSPGECAVKLVKAGAAIVGVNCRFGPSTSLKTMKLMKAGLQAAGSKAHLMVQSLGFHTPDCGKGGFVDLPEYPFGLEPRAATRWDIQKYAREAYKLGVRYIGGCCGFEPYHIRAIAEELAPERGFWPPASDKHGSWGSSLNMHTKPWIRARARREYWENLLPASGRPFCPSLSQPDV from the exons ATGGAATTCTTGAGAGCAGGATCAAATGTCATGCAGACTTTCACCTTTTCTGCCAGTGAGGACAATATGGAGAGCAAG TGGGAAGATGTGAACGCCGCTGCCTGTGACCTTGCCAGGGAAGTGGCTGGAAAAGGTGACGCTTTGGTGGCAGGGGGGATCTGCCAGACATCAGCGTACACACACCACAAGGATGAAGCTAGAGTTAAACGACTCTTTCAACGCCAGCTAGATGTTTTTGCCAGGAAAAATGTGGACTTCTTGATTGCCGAG TATTTTGAGCATGCCGAAGAAGCCATGTGGGCTGTGGAAGTCTTAAAAGCGTTGGGTAAACCTGTGGCAGCTACCATGTGCATAGGCCCAGACGGAGACATGCATGGTGTATCACCTGGAGAATGTGCCGTTAAGCTGGTGAAGGCAG GGGCTGCGATTGTGGGCGTGAACTGCCGATTTGGACCCAGCACCAGCTTGAAGACGATGAAACTCATGAAGGCGGGCCTACAGGCTGCAGGGTCGAAGGCGCATCTGATGGTGCAGTCCCTAGGCTTCCATACACCGGACTGTGGCAAAGGAGGGTTTGTGGATCTCCCAGAATATCCCTTTG GACTGGAGCCCAGAGCTGCAACCAGATGGGATATTCAGAAATATGCCAGAGAGGCCTACAAACTCGGGGTCAGGTACATTGGCGGGTGCTGTGGATTTGAACCCTACCACATCAGGGCGATTGCAGAGGAGCTGGCCCCAGAAAGGGGCTTTTGGCCTCCTGCTTCTGACAAACATGGGAGTTGGGGAAGCAGTCTCAATATGCACACCAAGCCCTGGATTAGAGCCAG ggcCAGAAGGGAGTATTGGGAAAATCTGCTGCCAGCTTCGGGCAGACCTTTCTGTCCTTCACTGTCACAGCCGGACGTCTAA